The window ATTTCCTGAAGGCAAAGGTCCTGTCGGAAGAAGGCGAAAAGGCCATGATATCCGTGGCGGGCAGGGAGTTCCAGGTAAACAACTTTGCCAAGGCCCATCCAGGGGATGAGGCAACCTTGGTGATCCGGCCGGAGGGGGCGATTCTGGCGGAGCAGGGGCTTTTAGAGGGTCTGGTCACCTTGTCTACCTTTATGGGTTCCTATCAGTATTATCAGGTGATGGTAGGTGATATGGAGATCCAGATCACGGACTATAATCCGGTCAACAGAAGGATTTATGAGGTGGGAGAAAAGGCTTGTCTGGATTTTGATCCAAAGGGTGTTTACATCCTGTAGTACTGTGTTAGAATGATAATAATAAGTTTGAAGGGCAGGAAGCCGGGATTATGAAAAGCTGGATCAAATGTGCCGCAGCCCTTCTGTGCATTGGTTTTCTGGCAGGCTGCGACCGCGGCTCCGGGACAGTGCCCACAGAGTTTCAGGGGGATGGGGAAATGGTAGTATACTGCCCTCATCCCCTGGAATTCATTAATCCCATTGTATCGGAATTTGAAGAACAGACCGGGATTAAGGTGGAGGTATGCACGGGAGGGACAGGAGAACTGTTAAAGATGGTGGAGGACAGGAAGGAACCTAAGTGCGATATTTTCTGGGGAGGCTCCCTGTCTACTACCATGGCAAAAAGTGAGTTGTTTGAGCCTTATATCAGCAAAAATGAACCCATGATCCAGGAAGACTACAGAAACAAGGAAGGGAACTTAACACGGTTTACGGATGTTCCCAGCATTCTCATGGTCAATACCAATCTGGCCGGGGATATTTCCATTGAGGGATATGAGGACCTTCTTAAGCCGGAGCTTTTCGGAAAGATCGCCATGTGCGGCCCTTCCACCTCATCCTCTGCCTTTGAGCATCTGATCAACATGCTTTATGCTATGGGAGACGGAGATCCGGAGGCAGGCTGGGATTATGTGGAGGCCTTTTGCAGAAACCTTGGCGGAAAGCTTCTTCAAAGCTCTTCAGAGGTATATCAGGGGGTGGCCGAGGGACGGTATACGGTGGGTCTTTCTTTTGAAGAGGGGGCTGCCCATTACATTGGCTCCGGATATCCGGTCAAGGTGGTGTATATGAAGGAAGGTGTTATATCAAAGCCTGATGTGGTATGCATCATCAAGGGGTCCGGCCACTTGACCGAGGCAAAGCAGTTTGTGGATTTTGTGACGGGAAAGGATGCCCAGACGGTCATCTCTGAAAGCCTTGGAAGGCGTTCTGTAAGAACGGATGTGAATGAACCGGAGTATCTTCTGGATAAGCAGGCGATCCATATCATTTATGACGAGGAAGCTGTGGTAAAGGAGAGCAAAAAGGAATGGCTGAACCGTTTTTCGGAAATCTTTTTAGGAACCCTGGATTAGAATAGGGAGGGAGCATGAAAAAGGGACGATATTTCAAAGAGGAGCTGCGCCGCCTGATCCTGGGATATGCCATCATTCCGGCGGTGGGCTTTACCCTGATCTGTACGCTGGTTTTTCTTGCGGTCCTTCTCTACGGGAAAAAAAGCGGGAATGAGTCACACAATGCTTTGGTGGCGGAGGAACTTGAGAAAGTCCTTGCCGGATACGAAGAGAAGCTTAAGGCTCTGTCGGATTCTGACTTGCTTTTTAATGTCAGCTCAGGGGCCGCCGGGCAAAGGCTGGTATTTGAGGAGTTTTACCGGCTGTTTGACCAGCTGGGATATAAGGCGGAGCTGTATGTTTTTGACGGAGAAAAGAGAGTGCTTTTATCCACCAGAACGGATGTCCCGGAATATTTATCAGGCAGGGAAGGCGTGCACTGGGGAATGTTCGGGGCAATGGATGAGGAACCAGGGGAAACCAGGGTGCGTTTGATGGAGGCCTGGAAGGGCTCTGACCGGGATATTGCCATGGGTATGGCAATGATGCAGGGGGATAAAAAGACGGGATATCTGGTTTTTACCATTAACAGCAGCCAGTTTAAGCCGGTGCTGGACCGGTCGGACAGCCAGACCATCATTGCGGACCGGTTTGGCTGGGTTTATTTAAGCAGCAATTATAATCTGGTGAGCAGCAGCAACCAGGTTTTAAAGGTCCTTAAAACGGCGGAAAAGTATCTGACCTATGAAAAGAAGATGTTTCTCGTATCCGTCCACCCGTCTTATAACAGCATGTTTTTAGTCTATTCGGTGACAGATATCCAGAATATCGTGTTCTCCCTGGGACTTAGCAGTGCCCTCATTATAACGGCTCTTGTGCTGATGACCATATGGGTGCTGATCAGCACGAAAAAGGTGACAGAACGGGAAACCAGGGATTTTTACCGCCTTCTTCATGTCATGGAGATGGCAAGAGAGGGAAATTTAGACACCTCTCTTGAAATAGAAAGTGAAAATGAATTCAAGATCATAGCCGATGCTTACCGGGAAACCATTGCCAGCTTAAAGCTGCAGATGGAAAATAACCGGAGGATGACGGAGCTGGTGGCTGCGGCCCAGAACAAGCAGCTGGAATCCCAGTTTAACCCTCATTTTCTGTTTAATACCCTGGAAAATATCCGGTATATGTGCCTGATCCAGCCGGAGACAGCCGGGAAAATGGTGTTCAGCCTATCAAATCTTCTGCGCTACAGCTTAGACGGCAGCAGGACGGAGGTGACTCTGGAAGAAGATTTAGAACACCTGGAGAATTATCTCATGATTTTAAAATACCGGTTTAACCGGAGGTTTTCCTATGTGGTTGACGTGGAAGCGGAGGCGCTGACCTGCCGGATCCCCAGGCTGGTGCTGCAGCCCATGATCGAAAATTCCGCAAAATACGGGTTCGGCAACCAGGAAAATTTAAAGGTGGAGCTTAAGGCCTATATTCATGAAGACCGGCTGATCATGATCTGCCGGGATGACGGGATCGGGATGACTCCGGGGGTTTTAAGTGAGATCCAGGCTCTTTTGGAGCAGGAGGAAAACAACAGAAGGCATTCCGGGCTTTATAATATACACAGACGGTGCAGGATCCTTTACGGAAGACCATACGGAGTGGAGATACGCAGTGCGGAAGGGCTGGGCACAACGCTGGTGGTGACCCTTCCCGCACAAAGGGAGGAATCATAATGTTACGGGTGATGATAGCGGAAGATGAGGATATTATCCGCAAAGGGCTGATTTACACCACAGATTGGATGGGGATGGACTGTGTTGTGGTGGC of the Lacrimispora indolis DSM 755 genome contains:
- a CDS encoding extracellular solute-binding protein, which codes for MKSWIKCAAALLCIGFLAGCDRGSGTVPTEFQGDGEMVVYCPHPLEFINPIVSEFEEQTGIKVEVCTGGTGELLKMVEDRKEPKCDIFWGGSLSTTMAKSELFEPYISKNEPMIQEDYRNKEGNLTRFTDVPSILMVNTNLAGDISIEGYEDLLKPELFGKIAMCGPSTSSSAFEHLINMLYAMGDGDPEAGWDYVEAFCRNLGGKLLQSSSEVYQGVAEGRYTVGLSFEEGAAHYIGSGYPVKVVYMKEGVISKPDVVCIIKGSGHLTEAKQFVDFVTGKDAQTVISESLGRRSVRTDVNEPEYLLDKQAIHIIYDEEAVVKESKKEWLNRFSEIFLGTLD
- a CDS encoding sensor histidine kinase, whose product is MKKGRYFKEELRRLILGYAIIPAVGFTLICTLVFLAVLLYGKKSGNESHNALVAEELEKVLAGYEEKLKALSDSDLLFNVSSGAAGQRLVFEEFYRLFDQLGYKAELYVFDGEKRVLLSTRTDVPEYLSGREGVHWGMFGAMDEEPGETRVRLMEAWKGSDRDIAMGMAMMQGDKKTGYLVFTINSSQFKPVLDRSDSQTIIADRFGWVYLSSNYNLVSSSNQVLKVLKTAEKYLTYEKKMFLVSVHPSYNSMFLVYSVTDIQNIVFSLGLSSALIITALVLMTIWVLISTKKVTERETRDFYRLLHVMEMAREGNLDTSLEIESENEFKIIADAYRETIASLKLQMENNRRMTELVAAAQNKQLESQFNPHFLFNTLENIRYMCLIQPETAGKMVFSLSNLLRYSLDGSRTEVTLEEDLEHLENYLMILKYRFNRRFSYVVDVEAEALTCRIPRLVLQPMIENSAKYGFGNQENLKVELKAYIHEDRLIMICRDDGIGMTPGVLSEIQALLEQEENNRRHSGLYNIHRRCRILYGRPYGVEIRSAEGLGTTLVVTLPAQREES